A window from Scheffersomyces stipitis CBS 6054 chromosome 7, complete sequence encodes these proteins:
- a CDS encoding predicted protein (go_function translation initiation factor activity~go_process translational initiation), with translation MATRTQFENSNEVGVFSKLTNSYNLVAVGGSENFYSAFEAELGDVIPIVHTTIAGTRIVGRMTAGNRRGLLVPTQTTDQELMHLRNSLPDAVKIQRVEERLSALGNVICCNDYVALVHPDIERETEELIADVLGVEVFRQTIAGNVLVGSYCSLSNQGGIVHPQTSIQDQEELSSLLQVPLVAGTVNRGSSVVGAGMVVNDWLAVTGLDTTAPELSVIESIFRLQDAQPESISGNLRDTLIETYS, from the coding sequence ATGGCTACGAGAActcaatttgaaaactcCAACGAAGTCGGTGTTTTTTCCAAGTTAACCAATTCCTACAACTTAGTTGCCGTAGGAGGATCGGAAAACTTCTACTCAGCTTTTGAAGCTGAATTAGGAGATGTCATTCCTATTGTCCACACCACCATTGCTGGAACCCGTATTGTCGGTAGAATGACTGCCGGTAATAGACGTGGTTTATTGGTGCCCACTCAGACCACTGACCAAGAATTAATGCATTTAAGAAACTCGTTACCTGATGCTGTTAAGATCCagagagttgaagaaagattgtCTGCTTTGGGTAACGTGATCTGTTGCAATGATTACGTGGCGTTGGTACACCCAGATATCGAGAGAGAAACCGAAGAGTTGATTGCTGATGTGTTGGGTGTCGAAGTTTTCCGTCAAACTATCGCCGGTAACGTCTTGGTAGGTTCCTACTGTTCGTTGTCTAACCAAGGTGGTATAGTCCATCCTCAAACTTCTATCCAGgaccaagaagaattgtcttctttgttaCAAGTTCCTTTGGTCGCTGGTACTGTTAATAGAGGTTCGTCAGTTGTCGGTGCTGGTATGGTTGTGAATGATTGGTTGGCTGTCACCGGTTTGGACACCACTGCTCCTGAATTGTCTGTTATTGAATCTATCTTCAGATTGCAAGATGCTCAGCCAGAATCCATTTCTGGTAACTTGAGGGACACCTTGATCGAAACCTACTCGTAA
- a CDS encoding predicted protein, protein MKYKVPDLSDLETRLSASIVGQPQAVKKVSECLRRSLAQSSSRHFRSMLVLVGSPGSGKSELVRRLAEYLYGSEKAVIRLPREISVSSLLGSSIDGEGIQEGLLVTALLANPTCVILVEEAENVPPETLALLSRIVATGSITSSRGRVVPCTHTVVVLKSRLAQPKLLTEEEILDRVSNHLKTHFEDLDDDLTSTIVFNPLGPKSIYDIISLQLGQVQDRFARFGYGKSISFELDDNALKFLYENGYSPTLGAKELERVLQAELLSRVAIYLLTGQVRDQETARVTSGKSGLQVFPNHEPIEVVTVDSEEEWDETYYEDF, encoded by the coding sequence ATGAAATATAAGGTTCCGGATCTCTCTGATCTCGAAACACGGCTATCGGCGTCAATAGTAGGACAGCCTCAGGCTGTCAAAAAAGTTTCAGAATGTCTTCGAAGAAGTCTTGCTCAATCGTCGAGCCGCCATTTCAGATCAAtgcttgttcttgttggctcTCCCGGATCCGGAAAATCTGAATTGGTAAGAAGATTGGCCGAGTATCTTTATGGGAGCGAAAAGGCTGTAATCCGTTTACCCCGGGAAATTTCAGTATCTAGCCTATTGGGGTCTTCTATAGATGGTGAAGGTATCCAGGAGGGACTATTGGTGACGGCACTATTGGCGAATCCGACTTGTGTAATCTTGGTTGAGGAGGCCGAGAATGTTCCACCCGAGACGTTGGCCTTATTACTGAGAATTGTAGCCACTGGTTCTATTACTTCGTCTAGAGGACGAGTTGTTCCTTGTACACATACGGTAGTTGTTTTAAAGAGCAGATTGGCGCAGCCAAAATTGCtaacagaagaagagatccTTGATAGAGTGTCAAATCACCTAAAAACTCACTTCGAAGACCTTGACGACGACTTAACCTCCACAATAGTTTTCAATCCTCTTGGCCCGAAATCCATTTATGACATTATCAGTCTTCAATTAGGGCAGGTGCAAGACAGATTTGCTAGATTCGGCTATGGTAAGTCCATAAGCTTTGAACTTGACGATAATGCTCTTAAGTTTCTATATGAAAACGGCTATTCTCCAActttgggtgcaaaagaGCTCGAGCGAGTGTTGCAGGCAGAACTCCTAAGCAGAGTCGCTATATACTTATTAACTGGACAAGTGAGAGACCAGGAGACGGCCAGAGTGACATCAGGAAAGAGTGGCTTGCAAGTATTCCCAAACCATGAGCCCATAGAAGTTGTCACCGTCgacagtgaagaagaatgggATGAGACCTACTACGAAGATTTCTAG
- a CDS encoding predicted protein (go_function ATP binding): protein MDETQFTDNALKIITSAQQLAKDNAHAQLLPLHMLAAMVPSDDPESTVYLKTLIQKGRFEWPTFERTVNKHLVRLPSQTPAPDEVRPSYAAGQVLTRANNIKAQQKDSYVAQDHILLALLEDQSIKDIFKEAGIKVDAVKAAAIELRGNQRIDSRQADSSSTYEFLNKYCEDLTEKAREGRIDPVIGREEEIRRVIRVLARRTKSNSVLVGEAGVGKTSIVEGVAQRIIDGDVPGVLQNSRLFALDLGALTAGAKYKGEFEERIKGVLNEIEKSKEFIILFIDEIHMLMGDGKSDAANLLKPMLARGTLHCIGATTFVEYRKFVSKDGAFERRFQKIDVPAATVNETVAILRGLQPKYEIHHGVRILDSALVAASQLASRYLTYRNLPDSAVDLIDEAAATVAVARDSKPEELDNLERQLHLVEVEINALERDVDADADSKDRLELAKKKQAELEETLAPLRERFSAERAGHEQLISAKRKLDELEIKAQDAERRHDTSTAADLRYFAIPDVQKQIEELEVKVAEEEASIGPDALLKHVVGAEQVAETAARLTGIPVTKLTQAENSKLINMEKELSSGVVGQSDAVKAVSNAIRLTRSGLANPNQPSSFLFLGLSGSGKTELAKKVAGFLFADERAMVRIDCSELGDKWSASKLLGAAPGYVGYEEGGILTEALLRRPYSVVLFDEVEKAAPEVLTVLLQILDDGRVTSSQGKVVNCSNCIIIMTSNLGAEYINASKGSKITAETKDLVMGSVRAHFRPEFLNRISSTVIFNRLSKKAIAKIVQIRLKEIQDRFAANGKTLTLDVDDSALEYLCKKGYSRDLGARPLNRLIQTKILNRLAVLLLKGQVKDKETAHVTMGEKGIEVLPNHEPDDVEMGDYDVEDWEDSDDGDEDSEEFGAGLD from the coding sequence ATGGACGAAACTCAATTTACTGACAACGCCTTGAAGATCATCACCTCGGCACAACAGTTAGCTAAGGACAATGCGCATGCACAGTTACTCCCATTACATATGCTTGCTGCCATGGTTCCCAGCGATGATCCCGAGTCTACTGTGTACTTAAAGACGTTGATCCAAAAGGGCAGATTTGAATGGCCCACTTTCGAAAGGACCGTTAACAAACATTTGGTCAGATTGCCTTCTCAAACCCCGGCTCCAGATGAAGTCAGGCCTTCCTATGCTGCTGGCCAAGTTTTGACCAGAGCCAATAACATCAAGGCTCAACAGAAAGACAGCTACGTTGCTCAGGATCATATTTTGCTAGCTTTGCTCGAAGATCAGTCTATCAAggatatcttcaaagaagctgGAATCAAAGTAGATGCTGTCAAAGCTGCTGCTATAGAGTTGAGAGGAAACCAGAGAATCGACTCAAGACAGGCTGACTCGTCTTCTACCTACGAATTCCTCAACAAGTACTGTGAGGATTTGACTGAAAAAGCcagagaaggaagaatcGATCCGGTTATCggcagagaagaagaaatcagacGAGTCATCCGTGTTTTagccagaagaaccaaGTCGAACTCGGTCTTGGTTGGTGAAGCCGGTGTAGGTAAGACTTCCATTGTGGAAGGGGTAGCACAAAGAATCATCGATGGAGATGTTCCTGGAGTGTTACAAAACTCAAGATTGTTTGCCTTGGACTTGGGAGCATTGACTGCTGGTGCCAAGTACAAAGGTGAATtcgaagaaagaatcaagGGTGTTTTAAACGAAATCGAAAAGTCGAAGGAGTTCATCATCTTGTTCATTGACGAAATCCACATGTTGATGGGCGATGGAAAATCTGACGCTGCTAACTTGTTGAAGCCAATGTTGGCCAGAGGTACTTTGCATTGTATTGGAGCTACGACATTCGTAGAGTATCGTAAGTTTGTCTCTAAGGATGGTGCatttgaaagaagattccAAAAGATAGATGTTCCTGCTGCCACAGTCAATGAGACGGTAGCCATATTAAGAGGACTTCAGCCCAAATATGAAATCCACCATGGGGTCCGTATCTTGGATAGTGCCTTGGTAGCTGCTTCTCAACTAGCATCCAGATACTTAACATACAGAAACTTACCAGATTCTGCCGTTGATCTTATTGACGAAGCTGCTGCTACCGTTGCTGTAGCTAGAGACTCTAAGCCCGAAGAATTGGACAACTTAGAAAGACAGTTACAtcttgtagaagttgaaatcaaTGCTTTGGAAAGAGATGTCGATGCCGATGCCGATTCTAAGGATCGCTTagaattggccaagaagaagcaggcggaattggaagaaactTTGGCTCCTTTAAGAGAAAGATTCTCCGCCGAACGTGCTGGTCATGAACAATTAATTTCTGCAAAGCGTAAGTTGGACGAATTGGAAATCAAGGCCCAGGACGCTGAAAGAAGACACGACACCAGCACTGCAGCAGATTTAAGGTACTTTGCCATTCCTGATGTACAGAAGCAAatcgaagaattggaagttAAAGTTGCTGAAGAGGAGGCTTCTATTGGTCCAGATGCCTTGTTGAAACATGTTGTGGGTGCCGAACAAGTAGCTGAAACGGCAGCCAGATTAACTGGTATCCCAGTCACCAAATTGACCCAAGCAGAAAATTCCAAGTTGATTAATATGGAAAAGGAGTTATCTAGTGGTGTAGTTGGACAATCAGACGCTGTTAAGGCTGTGTCCAATGCCATCAGATTGACCAGATCTGGTTTGGCCAACCCTAACCAGCCATCTTCATTCCTTTTCTTGGGTTTGTCCGGTTCGGGTAAAACAGAATTAGCCAAGAAGGTTGCTGGTTTCTTGTTTGCTGATGAAAGAGCAATGGTAAGAATAGATTGCTCTGAACTTGGTGACAAGTGGTCAGCATCCAAATTGCTTGGTGCTGCTCCCGGTTATGTTGGCTACGAAGAAGGTGGTATCTTGACTGAAGCATTATTAAGACGTCCATACTCTGTCGTTTTATTCGATGAGGTCGAAAAGGCAGCTCCAGAAGTGTTGACCGTGTTGCTTCAGATCTTGGACGATGGTAGAGTCACCTCCTCACAAGGTAAGGTAGTCAACTGTTCTAACTGTATCATCATCATGACTTCCAACTTGGGTGCTGAGTACATCAATGCCTCCAAGGGCTCCAAAATCACTGCCGAAACGAAGGATTTGGTTATGGGCTCAGTCAGAGCACACTTCAGACCAGAATTCTTAAATCGTATATCTTCCACAGTCATTTTCAACAGATTGTCCAAGAAGGCTATAGCCAAGATTGTGCAAATCAGATTGAAAGAAATCCAAGACAGGTTTGCTGCTAATGGAAAGACTTTGACATTAGATGTAGACGATTCGGCCTTGGAATACTTGTGCAAAAAGGGATATTCTCGCGACTTGGGTGCCAGACCTTTGAACCGTCTTATCCAAACCAAGATTTTGAACCGTCTTGCcgtattgttgttgaagggACAAGTCAAGGACAAAGAAACAGCTCATGTTACCATGGGTGAAAAGGGAATTGAAGTGTTACCAAACCACGAGCCTGATGACGTTGAAATGGGAGACTACGATGTTGAAGACTGGGAGGACTCTGATGACGGCGATGAAGACTCTGAAGAGTTTGGCGCTGGACTCGACTAG
- a CDS encoding predicted protein, translating into MDLLQEYSSGASDSSSPEEDEEEVIGKQPRLQVPDPSTQPPLSVPELIIYSQNYSDTQMNRKSIFLYVPWKPTRDAVSKLNAATSKVLAAKNILLAEYKWTPIHQQRSNLGYHITLHPNIYGEEYKMKVLSDNIRNALITDVKYPKNSIGYDEERLERNNRLSKLLGKSKDDGPDQKSINLRFQPKLRVFQSPNSNKLFLSGLIEYSDEVQQFFTSVNEVIENSVDSLQLEKSPFYSLDHHHITFSTGSPNTVGQQYEELDALNQELESVDVGDIIGDVNVSISEIVMSQLGQSQQVDSFPFDI; encoded by the coding sequence ATGGACTTGCTACAGGAATATTCTTCGGGTGCAAGTGACAGCAGCAgcccagaagaagacgaagaagaggtcATTGGCAAGCAGCCTCGTCTCCAGGTTCCAGATCCATCCACTCAACCTCCATTATCTGTACCAGAATTGATCATATATCTGCAGAACTATTCAGACACGCAAATGAACCGAAAGTCGATATTTCTATACGTACCTTGGAAACCTACACGTGATGCtgtttccaagttgaatgCTGCAACTAGCAAAGTTTTGGCCGCAAAAAACATCCTTTTGGCGGAGTACAAATGGACTCCTATTCACCAGCAGAGATCCAATTTGGGCTACCATATCACGTTACATCCCAATATTTATGGTGAGGAGTACAAGATGAAAGTGCTACTGGACAACATCAGAAATGCTCTAATCACTGATGTAAAGTATCCTAAAAATTCCATAGGATATGACGAGGAAAGACTCGAGCGAAATAACCGTCTCAGTAAGCTATTAGGAAAGTCAAAGGATGATGGGCCAGACCAAAAATCAATAAATTTGCGATTTCAGCCAAAGCTCCGAGTATTCCAGAGTCCCAACAGTAATaaattgtttctttctggGCTCATAGAGTACAGTGATGAAGTTCAGCAGTTTTTTACTCTGGTGAACGAAGTGATAGAGAACTCCGTTGACTCattgcaattggaaaagtctCCCTTTTACAGCCTCGACCATCATCACATAACGTTCTCGACTGGTTCTCCCAATACAGTGGGACAGcaatatgaagaattggacgCCCTTAATCAGGAATTAGAAAGCGTAGACGTAGGTGATATAATTGGCGATGTCAATGTCAGCATCAGTGAAATCGTGATGTCGCAGCTTGGCCAGTCCCAGCAAGTGGACTCGTTCCCCTTTGATATATAG
- the GTS1 gene encoding protein (LSR1 protein) (go_component nucleus~go_function DNA binding) — protein MSRKQQQEIEKQLIEIVNSSKNENKCGECGSSYPTWASYNLGIFLCGRCASVHKKILGPPNNNISKVKSLTLDKWNHEQLDHLRRVGNKKAKKRWNPKRVPFPYDGADDVAAVEQYIRDKYVIGKFRDDNIEAADYEEGRGSRYSDESDSASRVSIRNGRSRANSRATSNLTPGGGRSRSGSKNFEIPRLSHRKLTTFENTQYSQQLHKILNYGYTNRDSVLESLLLSGGEIELALDILDQDSKLNPNQDEIPPELPRRRPGAPPTTSLIDTAPTTSASTQQVQPSEEWWSTNSGAAQSQVTGIAQPQIYQYTDPITGQVSYVDANGQQYLDPTNPQHQQQLLQQSNPQLIAQQTNKQNILSLYNQPNSFTTPVAVPVSQQHAQQAQTQQVQPTQQAQVQAQQQYIQQPQQIQFAPQFTGFGQPQQQSYNPYNQTQQQNQFNWR, from the exons ATGTCCAGAAAACAACAGCAGGAGATTGAAAAACAGCTCATTGAAATCGTCAACAGTAGCAAGAACGAAAACAAGTGCGGAGAGTGCGGCTCGAGCTACCCAACATGGGCATCGTATAACTTGGGAATCTTTCTATGTGGAAGATGTGCTTCGGTCCACAAGAAAATCTTGGGACCTCCCAACAATAACATATCCAAGGTGAAGTCCCTTACATTAGACAAATGGAACCACGAACAGCTTGACCATTTACGTCGTGTGGGCAATAAAAAGGCGAAAAAGAGGTGGAACCCAAAGAGAGTACCATTTCCTTATGATGGAGCTGACGATGTTGCAGCCGTAGAACAGTACATAAGAGACAAGTACGTCATTGGAAAGTTCAGGGATGACAATATCGAGGCAGCTGACTACGAAGAAGGCAGAGGCAGTAGGTACTCAGATGAGAGTGACTCTGCTTCACGTGTTAGCATTAGAAACGGAAGATCCAGAGCCAATTCAAGAGCCACCTCGAATTTAACTCCAGGAGGAGGAAGACTGAGATCTGGCTCTAAGAACTTTGAGATTCCTCGTTTGTCTCATAGAAAGTTGACTACTTTCGAAAATACCCAGTATTCGCAACAATTGCACAAGATTTTGAACTATGGTTATACCAACCGTGACTCAGTATTGGAGAGTTTGTTGTTGAGTGGAGGAGAAATCGAATTGGCTCTTGATATCTTGGATCAGGACTCTAAATTAAACCCCAACCAGGACGAAATTCCACCAGAGCTTCCCAGAAGAAGACCTGGAGCACCCcctacaacttctttgataGACACAGCTCCAACTACATCCGCCTCTACTCAACAGGTCCAACCACTGGAAGAATGGTGGTCTACAAATTCAGGAGCTGCACAGTCTCAAGTTACGGGTATTGCACAACCTCAGATCTACCAATATACTGATCCTATAACAGGACAGGTTTCATATGTCGATGCCAATGGTCAACAGTATCTTGATCCTACCAATCCacagcaccagcagcagttGTTACAACAGTCAAACCCGCAGTTGATAGCACAACAGACCAACAAGCAGAATATCTTGTCGTTGTACAACCAACCCAATCTGTTCACTACTCCAGTTGCTGTACCAGTTTCCCAACAACATGCGCAACAGGCCCAAACGCAACAAGTCCAACCAACACAACAAGCCCAAGTTCAAGCTCAGCAACAATATATACAACAGCCACAACAGATT CAGTTTGCTCCACAGTTTACTGGATTCGGACAGCCTCAACAACAGTCTTATAATCCATACAATCAGACTCAGCAGCAAAACCAGTTCAACTGGAGATAA
- the QUP2 gene encoding high-affinity hexose (glucose) transporter (high-affinity hexose (glucose) transporter (HXT1)~go_component integral to membrane~go_function transporter activity~go_process transport) — protein sequence MVVVALTAAFAAVIIGYDAGFVGGTVALESFQDEFNMPSMTAKERSNISANVVSVFQAGAFWGAIFFYPIGELLGRKIGLCLSGFFLTFGAAISLYSKSSTGLGAIYAGRVLTGIGIGGCSGLAPIYISESSPALIRGKLVGMWEMSWQVGGVVGYWINYGVLQNIPDSRKQWLIPFAIQLVPSGMFWAGSFLIPESPRYLVHRGQMEQARKNLSFLRNLPVDHPYSIHEMENIVKDINDKKAKLGSDGFFAPFKKVLSSKKILYRLLLTTSLFPMQNGSGINAITYYSPTVFKSFGIDATKAGLQSTGVFGLLKAFASLVWLFLVVDRFGRKTALVWGSVPCSLCMWYIGAYVKIANPSQRVANGNTTQDAGGKAAQAMLYIWTLFYGASWNGTPWVFNSEVFSQEVRTLTQAINASANWFWAFVMGRWSGQALDAIGYKFYFIFATCMIVFPVVILLLYPETKEVPLEAIDYLFEVPAWRARKHAMEQYRIEYENGAKVNEMFAIDSDSSEKERGRSREESNE from the coding sequence ATGGTTGTTGTAGCACTTACAGCTGCGTTTGCAGCCGTTATTATTGGCTATGATGCTGGATTTGTTGGAGGTACAGTTGCTTTGGAGTCTTTCCAGGACGAGTTCAACATGCCCAGCATGACTGCGAAAGAAAGGTCCAATATAAGTGCGAATGTAGTCTCTGTATTTCAAGCTGGTGCCTTCTGGGGTGCCATTTTTTTCTACCCTATCGGAGAGCTCCTTGGTCGTAAGATTGGATTGTGTTTGTCTGGGTTCTTTTTGACTTTTGGTGCAGCCATTTCACTCTACTCCAAGAGCTCGACTGGTTTGGGTGCAATTTACGCAGGTAGAGTCTTGACAGGCattggaattggtggaTGTTCCGGTTTAGCGCCTATCTACATTAGTGAAAGTTCTCCAGCATTGATTAGAGGAAAATTGGTAGGAATGTGGGAAATGTCGTGGCAAGTAGGTGGAGTCGTAGGCTACTGGATCAATTATGGAGTGTTACAAAACATCCCTGATTCCAGAAAACAATGGCTAATTCCTTTTGCCATACAGTTGGTTCCTTCAGGTATGTTTTGGGCCGGATCTTTCTTGATTCCCGAGTCACCTCGTTATTTGGTTCACAGGGGACAAATGGAGCAGGCAAGAAAGAACCTTTCTTTCCTTAGAAATCTCCCTGTAGATCACCCTTATTCCATACACGAAATGGAAAACATAGTCAAGGATATCAACGACAAAAAGGCCAAGCTCGGGAGCGATGGATTCTTTGCTCCATTCAAGAAGGTTTTGAGTTCCAAGAAAATTCTCTACCGTTTGCTTTTGACGACCTCCCTTTTCCCCATGCAAAATGGGTCTGGTATCAATGCCATAACGTATTACTCTCCAACTGTATTCAAATCTTTTGGTATCGACGCAACCAAAGCTGGTTTGCAATCTACAGGGGTCTTTGGCTTGCTTAAGGcttttgcttctttggtCTGGTTATTCCTTGTCGTCGACAGATTCGGCAGAAAGACGGCCCTTGTGTGGGGATCTGTTCCGTGCTCTCTTTGTATGTGGTATATTGGTGCTTATGTTAAAATTGCCAACCCTTCGCAGAGAGTGGCCAATGGTAACACTACCCAAGATGCTGGTGGAAAGGCAGCTCAAGCCATGTTGTACATCTGGACGTTGTTTTACGGAGCTTCTTGGAACGGTACTCCCTGGGTGTTCAACTCAGAAGTATTTTCCCAGGAAGTGAGAACTTTGACTCAAGCTATCAATGCTTCTGCTAACTGGTTCTGGGCCTTCGTTATGGGCAGATGGTCAGGCCAAGCATTGGATGCAATTGGATACAAATTCTACTTCATTTTTGCTACATGTATGATAGTATTCCCTGTTGTAATTCTCTTGTTGTATCCTGAGACTAAGGAGGTTCCATTGGAAGCCATTGACTACTTGTTTGAAGTTCCCGCTTGGAGAGCAAGAAAGCATGCCATGGAGCAATACAGAATCGAATACGAAAATGGTGCCAAGGTAAACGAGATGTTTGCCATTGATTCGGATTCTTCAGAAAAGGAGCGGGGGCGTTCTCGAGAAGAATCAAATGAGTAG
- the FAO1 gene encoding long chain fatty acid oxidase (go_function oxidoreductase activity~go_process electron transport), producing the protein MSSVSESHIEILVALADGIIHDTTADVVRPYLDPGFPIDRLEEYLKNYTRPSETEGFKQFVTNVINSNPTHSRRMFTVLMTVLDSRILAPTLTGSLTLIRDMTVEQREQLLQSWRDSPIVTKRRAFRMVHAAAVSTFARMATDLHLKAIGYPGVETREKLYADQVPDTFKYSMLKKPQVDGYELHIPDVDVLIIGSGSGAGVVAHTIAEAGYKALVLEKGKYFSSEEFTFNDLTGYQNLYEQQGALVSSNQQLFVLAGSTFGGGSAINWSACLKTPFKVRKEWYDDFGLEWAASESFDKCTDYVWTQMGANKNNINHSLANKVILEGGAKLGYKVKEVEQNNGAHADHSCGFCHLGCKYGIKQSSPACWFREPADKGSLFMDQVKVIKVLHNRGVAIGVLCEDILTGKQFKITGPKKYVVSGGSLCTPVVLQNSGFRNKHIGANLKLHPISIVFGNFGREARADPHEHPILTSVCTEVDDLDGKAHGAKIETVLNAPFLESVFLPWQNSDKLREDLLKYQNLATMLLITRDKSSGYVRADSNAPNSLIVDYTVNQYDRNALLQAFVTTADMLYIQGAKEIFGSQAWLPVFKSEKPKHERAITDQDFVDWRNAVLKIGLDSYGNVYGSAHQMSSCRMSGKGPRYGACDENGHLFECKNVYVADASAMPTASGANPMITTMAIARHVALGLVKDLQPAAKL; encoded by the coding sequence ATGAGTTCGGTTAGTGAGAGTCATATAGAGATTTTGGTGGCATTGGCCGATGGGATCATCCATGACACAACGGCCGATGTCGTCAGACCCTACTTGGACCCCGGATTTCCAATTGACAGGCTTGAAgaatacttgaagaactacACCAGACCctcagaaacagaaggGTTTAAGCAATTCGTCACTAACGTGATCAATTCGAATCCGACCCATTCCAGGAGAATGTTCACTGTGCTTATGACGGTGTTAGACTCCCGGATCTTAGCACCAACTCTCACGGGCTCGCTTACATTGATCAGAGATATGACGGTAGAACAGCGTGAGCAGCTATTACAATCGTGGAGAGATTCTCCTATAGTGACCAAAAGACGTGCATTCAGAATGGTGCACGCTGCAGCCGTGTCCACATTCGCGAGAATGGCTACAGACTTGCACTTGAAGGCTATTGGCTATCCTGGAGTCGAGACGAGAGAAAAGCTATATGCTGACCAAGTGCCCGACACTTTCAAATATTCGATGTTGAAAAAACCACAAGTTGACGGCTACGAGTTGCACATTCCTGACGTCGATGTGTTAATCATTGggtctggttctggtgCCGGTGTCGTTGCTCATACTATAGCTGAAGCAGGATATAAGGCTTTGGTTCTCGAGAAAGGAAAGTACTTTTCGAGCGAAGAATTCACCTTCAATGACTTGACTGGATACCAGAACTTGTATGAACAACAAGGTGCCTTAGTCTCTTCCAACCAACAGTTGTTCGTATTGGCTGGGTCTACATTTGGTGGAGGTTCTGCCATCAACTGGTCTGCTTGTTTGAAGACTCCATTCAAGGTCAGAAAAGAATGGTACGACGACTTTGGTCTTGAATGGGCTGCCAGCGAGTCATTTGACAAGTGCACTGACTATGTATGGACTCAGATGGGTGcgaacaagaacaacatcAATCATTCTTTAGCCAATAAAGTTATTTTAGAAGGTGGTGCCAAGTTGGGCTACAAGGTCAAGGAAGTGGAACAGAACAATGGAGCCCACGCTGATCACAGCTGTGGTTTTTGTCACCTCGGTTGTAAATACGGAATCAAACAGAGTTCCCCAGCTTGCTGGTTCAGAGAACCAGCAGACAAGGGCTCATTGTTTATGGACCAAGTTAAAGTGATCAAGGTTCTCCACAATCGTGGAGTAGCCATCGGAGTCTTGTGTGAAGATATCCTCACTGGAAAGCAGTTCAAAATTACAGGTCCTAAGAAGTACGTAGTGAGTGGTGGTTCATTGTGTACGCCAGTTGTTTTACAGAACTCCGGTTTCAGAAACAAGCATATAGgtgccaacttgaagttgcacCCTATCTCGATTGTTTTCGGAAACTTTGGCAGAGAAGCCAGAGCTGATCCTCATGAACATCCTATATTGACTTCTGTGTGCACTGAGGTGGACGATTTGGATGGAAAGGCTCACGGTGCTAAGATCGAAACCGTTTTGAATGCTCCATTCTTGGAGTCGGTATTCCTTCCATGGCAGAACAGTGACAAGCTCAGagaagacttgttgaagtaccAGAATCTTGCAACCATGTTGCTAATCACAAGAGACAAATCCAGCGGATATGTGAGGGCAGATTCCAACGCTCCTAATTCGTTGATTGTTGACTACACAGTTAACCAATACGACCGTAATGCTTTGCTCCAGGCTTTTGTCACCACTGCAGACATGCTCTATATCCAAGGTGCAAAAGAGATTTTTGGTTCCCAAGCATGGCTTCCTGTGTTCAAGTCAGAAAAACCCAAACACGAAAGAGCCATCACCGACCAAGACTTTGTGGATTGGAGAAATGCCGTGTTGAAGATAGGCTTAGATTCATACGGAAACGTGTATGGTTCTGCTCATCAGATGAGTTCCTGCCGTATGTCTGGAAAGGGCCCTAGATACGGGG